In the Sorghum bicolor cultivar BTx623 chromosome 4, Sorghum_bicolor_NCBIv3, whole genome shotgun sequence genome, TAACGATACATCGATACCGTGTTGGGTTCTCCATGCGTAGAACGAAAAATGAATAACGAGGCAAGCTATTTCTGTTAAGAAAGCGACAGTTTCTGTTTTGGTTTTTGGACACCTCTCTTATAGTCGAATTCCATGTGATTGCCCACAGGAAAGAGACCTCGTTGGACACTGATAACTCTTGAAAGACTGCTAAAACTACACTTGGAGCCAGATAACAGCCGGAGCTTTACTAACCTTTGGACCAAGCCACCGTTTCTTGTGCTTTCTAGACAAGTAGAGAGCCTTCTGGGCGTTTAGTGCCATCATAGTATGTCCAGCTGGCAATGCCCTCCCGACCGTCAGAAACCGACTCGATCACATTCACCTCAAGGAATAAAGCCAACCTAGGCTCCTACGAATAGTAGTCAACTGGGGATATTTGGCTCGACTCCAACAATCTTAAAGCTGTACGAGCACTCCAACTCAGAGCAGAACCCGAACTCTTCCCAGGAACAGCGCTATATATAGCTGCCTCTGCGCCTCGGCCTTCCTGCACCACCTTCCTTTGCATCCCAGCTTCAGCTTCACACCTTCACATCTTTCGTACACCAGCGAACTCCGCAAGAAACTCGCAGCAGGTCCGGACATGGCAGCCGAGAAGCGCACCATTGGCATGGGCATGGACTACTCGCCGTCCAGCAAGGCCGCCGCAAGGTGGGCGGTCGACAACCTGCTCAAGGCCGGCGACAGGATCATCCTTGTCCATGTCCTCCCCAAGGGGGCGGACGCCAGCCACAAGGAGCTCTGGAAGAGCACGGGCTCACGTAAGTAGAAACATCTGTCATTGGGTTTTCACTTCGGCTGGTATCTGAGCTCTTGAGTTCAGACTCTTCTCCGTCGCAAAGATTGTCAACTGAACCGTTGTGTTTGTTCCTTTTTTGTAACCTGAAGCTTTGATTCCTCTACCGGAGTTCATGGAGATGAACGTGCAGGCGAGGTACGGATTGAACCCTGATAAGGAGATACTGGAGATCCTGCAGGCTGCATCCAAGTCCAAGCAGGTAATATCTCTACAGCAGCTACTGACTTGTTGGCAGAATTTTCTGAGGCATCACGTAACTTCTTCACTCTTATTCAAGGGTCCTGCTAGATTATTAAGCTAGAGGATGAAAACTGTATTGTTGCATAAAACAGAATGCGTAGTTGGCAACTGATACAACCAAAGTACTTTTATATTTAGAAAAGGCAGCACAATAGCAAGGGCTATGGCCTAAAGATGGAAACTGTATTGTTGCATAAAACAGAATGCATAGTTGGCAATTGATACAATCCAAAGTATTTTTGTATTTAAAAAAGGCAGCACAATAGCAAGGGCTATGGCCTAAAGTTCACATCTAAAGCTACAGAATTGAGTAATATAGTTAGGACCCCATAAGAATTGTAcccaacaagaaaaaaaaaagacacacTCAAATGTGTTGTCAGAAGTCAGATCAATCATCATGAAGACATAATCTCAAACTTAATCAAGTTTAGGGTAGCTGGCTAGCTTCTATATGTGATTTTGAATCATAGCTTACCCAAACATCAAACTAAAGATGAATCTTTTTTCAGACATTACTGCCTCCTGTGTTATGCTCTAAATTCTAATAGTGTGAATGCCTATGCAAACGAGTCAGGAACAAAACAATGGGCCGAACACTTACCAACTATTAAACAACCTGCAGAATTAGTAAGGGTACTGAGCAGCTGACATATGAAAATATACAGACAATAGCTCTCTGTGGCACGGCTTTGTCGACGGCTGCTTTTTATATTTTGGTAAGGGTAAGGCAACAGCAACATTGTAAAAAGCACTTTCAAAGGTTACTTGTTGCCTGCCTTTCATGGCTCCAACTATCtacagaaatatttttattttgtagGCAACAAAAAATAACATTGTATCCAAATATACTATTTAGTAAAATGTTGCTTCTATGTTGGCTTGATCAGGTGGAAGTACTAGCAAAGATTTACTGGGGTGATGCAAGGGAGAAACTCTGTGAGGCAGTGGATGATCTCAAGGTGAACTCCTTTGTGCTTGGTTGCAGGGGCTTAGGGCCACTGAAAAGGTTAACATCAAACCTCTCCTCTGTCAAACTACAAGTGTTTAGTCTTTGGCTAACATAGCTCCCTAATATTTTTTACATTTCAATAAATCTCAATGCAGGGCTCTCCTTGGAAGTGTCAGCAACTACGTAGTCAACAATGCAACATGCCCAGTTACAGTGGTGCGCGGACCAACTGGATCGAGTGCCTGATCTTTTCTTTTCAGCTTAAAGGTGGAACTTCTGTAGTGCAAGGATCATTTAGTAGAACTGGGTTGACGTGGTTTGTGAGGATGAACTGTTAGTTCTGGTAATTAACTACAGTATTATACTATTATTGCTTGACATCTGTTGTCCAGTTGTGATATCTGTGAATTCCTCTCTGTTAAATCTTGTCTATATTTATGCTTTTCTTTGTGAAATTGTGTAAGAAAATTTCTACAGACTATATGAATGTGCTAGTGGTGAGTCTGCTTTTATCTATGCGCATGACAAGGCTTCCCCTACTAAAGATCAATGATTACTTCACAGGTTTCTGAAGAATGAATGAAACTAtgtagctgttttttttttgtacaaGTTATTTTGGTTCTTAATTGAAATTCAGGACATAAGGGGACCCTACAGGTTAGCACTTGGTAGCTGCTTTGTTGAGGGCGCTAAAGACCTACAGATAGGCAGGTCTTTGTCGCAGAAAGCCATTTCCAAATTAAAAGTTCTTACAACCAAAAACAAGGTTGCAGGCAGAAAAGACACGCAAACCTCcacattaaaaaaatatttatttccaAATGGCAGAAAGATGTGCTTTATTCTTAAATTGCATCAGTGCTCTATACAATGTGAACCATCCATTCTGCATTTTCTTGCACAAATGTAAGAGTAaaaactctatgatgaatgttTGCAAGAATGAGCCTTCATGGAAGTGGACCATACTGATCAGAACATCTTACCAGTGCCATCTTTGCGTGGAACAGAATCTTCAAGATCCATTCTGCGCCAGCTCCCAGCCAAAGATGACAACTGGTCAGCCTTATCATACAACCCAAGAAGACCACCTGTGTGGATAAACAGAACTCTTCTCCCTTTCCACTTGGTTGGATTGGCAGCCATGTCTTTTAGCAATCCATAAACCGCCTTCCCACTGCATTCAAATGACGCATGTATTTTTATACAAGTTTACGACTATCAAAGACCAAAACATAGACCACATGCCAAATCTATCTATTTCATTGATTCAGACATAGGTTGCACCTGTAGACTGGATCAAGGACAATGCCTGTTGCTGCAGCTATGTCTTTGACAAACTTAAGCTCCTCAGCTGTGTTCATGGCGTAGCCTAATCCCTTAGCCTGTCAAGGTGAAGTTGAAGAGAATGTCAAACGTTGATTGACCTTTGCAAATTTTTGATTATGAAATGTAGTTTATATATGTAAAACAAGTTGCaacaaggcactgcagatgaactTTTTGGAGATAGCACACCAAAATGATTTACTAATAAATAATGAAAAGCGTACTTACATTTTTTATGCTAACTATATCATGTGAATCCAAACCAGAATCAAGTCCATCAATCAGGCCTTGGGCATAGTCATAGAAATATTCAGGATCATCACAAACAGAGAATGCATGGACCTATCCACCAAGAGGATATTAGTCTGGAAACTTGAGTGCCAGATAATACAACAAACAAGGGTAGATCATACTTTTGTATTTAAGCTGCTCAATCTGGATCCTAAAGCAAGGCCAGCAATGGTTCCACCACTGCATGAAGTtaaatattatccaaccataaaGTGATGTCTCGCAACTTTCAGAACTTAGGTATAACACGATAAGAATTGTACACACAAAATTACCCATAAGAAGTATACCTGCCACACGCAACAACAATATCATCAAACTGAACATCAGCAGATTGCTGAATTTGCTGCTCGATCTCCCTTATTGCCTCAATATATCCCCTGAACAATAAGATTTA is a window encoding:
- the LOC8075220 gene encoding universal stress protein PHOS32, encoding MAAEKRTIGMGMDYSPSSKAAARWAVDNLLKAGDRIILVHVLPKGADASHKELWKSTGSPLIPLPEFMEMNVQARYGLNPDKEILEILQAASKSKQVEVLAKIYWGDAREKLCEAVDDLKVNSFVLGCRGLGPLKRALLGSVSNYVVNNATCPVTVVRGPTGSSA